The Medicago truncatula cultivar Jemalong A17 chromosome 7, MtrunA17r5.0-ANR, whole genome shotgun sequence genome includes the window AACTCCTATCTTAACCCCCTTCTTATTTTTCCTAACTCCCACTTAATACACTTACTTGTTAattaacccccaaaactccaacaattactaattctcacttattctattaaataataaaaatagtcatttaataaaatacatcacaccacaaaatcaacataaatcatttaaaaaaatcatataaaggactttaaatcaactaaaaataattaaataaaattggggcgttacaaacCTGATTATGCCAAATTAGATCGTCAACCTGAGTAACCTGCGGTACCTCCTGAGATGTGAGCATATAATACACAGAACGAACAGAGTAAACGCCTGAAGGCTCTGGTAACCACTGCCATACATCATAAGAAATAGCCTGCAAAGAAACATTAAGTAATAACATCCTACACTCCTCTAAAAGAtcctcctcccacacccacaaACGCCTACGCCACTGCCAAGCCTCACCTCCTTCCCCCCCACCCTTGTAAAAACATATCTTTTACCATTATAGATTTATTAAGCGCTAAGCCATATAGCCTACCAAACCGCTCCCTAAAGGGAACCTCACCACACCACCGATCATGCCAAAAAAGAGTAGACTCCCCATCCCCCACACGACGTGCCACACACTCATTAAAC containing:
- the LOC120577035 gene encoding uncharacterized protein; this encodes MLVDRDGLWYRVLVARYGEEDGRLEDGGRSGSLWWKEVMKIRDGVGGGVGWFNECVARRVGDGESTLFWHDRWCGEVPFRERFGRLYGLALNKSIMWLPEPSGVYSVRSVYYMLTSQEVPQVTQVDDLIWHNQIFC